One Onthophagus taurus isolate NC chromosome 11, IU_Otau_3.0, whole genome shotgun sequence genomic window carries:
- the LOC111419417 gene encoding uncharacterized protein, which yields MKWNSNISKFLEIYENFPILWNIKLKNYHDTKLRDAVFEKLTEELKAEGLVEDMTPKQLKSKIKSIKDAYRQELAKIEKSKKSGMGTDDIYTPKLIWFGKADFLRKLHQQESQNQI from the coding sequence ATGAAGTGGAATAGTAATATCAGcaagtttttggaaatttacgaaaattttccaatattatggaatataaaactaaaaaattatcacGATACAAAATTGAGGGACGcggttttcgaaaaattaactGAAGAATTAAAAGCTGAAGGTTTAGTTGAGGATATGACACCAAAGCagctaaaatcaaaaataaaaagtattaaagatGCCTACCGCCAAGAAttggccaaaattgaaaagtcAAAAAAAAGTGGTATGGGAACCGATGATATCTACACTCCTAAATTGATTTGGTTTGGTAAAGCTGATTTTCTACGGAAATTACATCAACAGGAgagtcaaaatcaaatttag